The following proteins are encoded in a genomic region of uncultured Methanobrevibacter sp.:
- a CDS encoding GMC family oxidoreductase N-terminal domain-containing protein: MGTGAGGATVAKDLSQNGNKVLVLEKGNFQKDGNYVKHMKVKDINLEYDFSDEDKIRYPFFTQPLELTNIEEIGGTTTSSIGNACFSCSGCYTNSIMQQFEDKKLDIFEELLEASGELNVRYFPRELWGNSTKLIADAGNELGYVVEPMPKFINFDKCTSCGKCVNGCLFDAKWDATYFVSQAIKYGCDVITDFNVFEVLHKDNHVVGVAGIDKNNCKHEYFAKNVIVSAGALNTPIILKNSGIENVGNHIFFDIFTTIGGYLKDANLKNELMMGIKAEFGPYFLSPHYSMQLLPKIREKGIDAGEKDVIGLMLKFADTSIGTVDFEGNIQKTLTKIDIDLIKEGYQKAENILLKLGVHRESIVATSLKGAHPGGTAAVGEVVDNNFESGIKGLYVCDASVIPEAPGRPPILTIVAIAKKVAKIVDKNIEVKK, from the coding sequence ATCGGAACTGGTGCCGGAGGGGCTACTGTAGCAAAAGATCTCTCCCAAAACGGCAATAAAGTTCTTGTTCTGGAGAAAGGAAACTTCCAAAAGGACGGAAATTATGTAAAACACATGAAAGTAAAGGATATCAATCTTGAATATGATTTTTCAGATGAGGATAAAATCAGATATCCTTTTTTTACACAGCCTTTGGAACTGACAAATATTGAAGAAATCGGAGGGACAACTACCTCTTCAATAGGAAACGCATGTTTTTCATGCAGCGGGTGCTATACGAATTCGATAATGCAGCAGTTTGAAGATAAAAAATTAGATATATTTGAAGAACTTTTAGAAGCCAGCGGAGAGCTTAATGTAAGATATTTTCCAAGAGAATTATGGGGGAATTCAACAAAGTTGATAGCTGATGCCGGAAATGAGTTGGGATATGTCGTTGAACCCATGCCGAAATTCATAAACTTTGACAAATGTACCTCCTGCGGCAAATGCGTCAATGGGTGTCTGTTTGATGCAAAATGGGATGCAACATACTTTGTAAGTCAGGCAATAAAATACGGATGTGATGTAATCACTGATTTTAATGTATTTGAAGTATTGCATAAAGATAATCATGTTGTAGGTGTCGCCGGAATTGATAAAAACAACTGCAAACATGAATATTTTGCTAAAAATGTAATTGTCAGTGCAGGAGCATTGAATACTCCAATCATACTTAAAAATTCTGGAATTGAAAATGTTGGAAATCACATATTCTTTGACATTTTCACAACAATTGGAGGCTATCTTAAGGATGCCAATCTCAAAAATGAACTGATGATGGGTATTAAGGCGGAATTCGGACCCTATTTTCTATCGCCCCACTATTCTATGCAGCTTCTTCCAAAAATCAGAGAAAAAGGCATTGATGCAGGTGAAAAGGATGTTATTGGTCTGATGTTAAAATTTGCTGATACCAGTATCGGAACAGTTGATTTTGAAGGCAATATTCAAAAGACATTAACCAAGATAGACATTGACCTGATTAAGGAGGGCTATCAAAAAGCTGAAAATATTTTATTGAAATTAGGTGTTCACAGGGAGTCAATTGTTGCTACATCTCTTAAGGGAGCGCATCCCGGAGGGACTGCCGCTGTCGGAGAAGTTGTGGACAATAATTTTGAAAGCGGAATTAAGGGTTTGTATGTTTGTGATGCAAGTGTCATTCCAGAAGCCCCAGGAAGACCACCTATCTTAACAATAGTTGCAATAGCTAAAAAAGTGGCTAAAATTGTAGATAAAAATATTGAGGTGAAAAAATGA
- a CDS encoding MoaD/ThiS family protein, which produces MKYQLKFKQINETREFDGLLTVKDVLNDLGLSSQTIVAKQNGELTIEESVIEDGDEIQLIQIIYGG; this is translated from the coding sequence ATGAAGTACCAATTGAAATTTAAGCAAATAAATGAAACAAGAGAATTTGACGGATTACTGACAGTTAAAGATGTGCTCAATGATTTGGGTCTTTCTTCCCAGACCATTGTTGCAAAACAAAACGGTGAACTCACAATTGAGGAAAGTGTCATTGAAGACGGTGATGAAATTCAATTGATTCAGATTATTTATGGTGGTTAG